Sequence from the Chanodichthys erythropterus isolate Z2021 chromosome 12, ASM2448905v1, whole genome shotgun sequence genome:
AATTTATGCCCTCAGGTTCAGCAGAGACGGAGAAATCCTCGCATCAGGTTAGGATTTCTAGCTCTGTATCTCAAGACCACGTTTATGACCACAGATTAGGACTTGCTTTGTTTAGATTGACATAAAGTGTATCTacagtatcatatttgatacaggCCTCCAAATTATCAACATCATCTCATTGATAGTTTATACTTTGTAGCGAGTAAAAAGCCATTAAGTATGATTCTAAATAGGGATGTAACGATGCATCCGGAACCGGTTGAAAATCAATTAAAATGTGACGATTCAAGTCGGTTGAGATGCTAAATGAATCGCAATACATTTTGGGGCGGGGgtttatatgaatgtatatCTGAGGAGAGCTGACTGTGTTCAGAAAAGTTTAGATGGTATCTTACTTACGTACAATGCATTTTAAAGTAGTTTTTATAAGCGCACagcgctgctttgtttacagtgGTAAACGCTGTATTCTCATGCAGCCCGTCTACTTTTATGAAGttttatgtagcataatttcacaagCTTAAAGTCTGAAGATtctgtttttgcttcaaatgttaaaaattaaaaactgctCATGTATGCAGCATCTTTGTTGGGATCGTGATTAAAATGCAGTGGTTGCCTCCCATTTTAAATGACTAGATATTTCAGCCTGTAATAGAGCAAATAAACATCTTGATCATGTACTCATatgaagagattttttttttagtagtattatctatttatttatttacttgatttaggatttttttttttttttttcaatttagttTTGTTATAAAGATATATAAATATGCAGCATTATGTCtgagaaataataaaaagacattttctcatttacagtacagtccaaaagtttggaaccactaagatttttaatgtttttaaaataagtttcgtctgctcaccaaggctacatttatttaattaaaaatacagtaaaaacagtaatattgtgaaatattattacaatttaaaatgactgtgtagtatttaaatatttgacaaagtaatttattcctgtgatgcaaagctgaattttcagcatcgttactccagtcttcagtgtcacatgatccttcagaaatcattctaatatgctgatttgctgctcaaggaacatttaagattattttcaatgttgaaaacagttgtgtactttttttcaggattccttgatgaatagaaagttcaaaagaacagcatttatctgaaatacaaagcttctgtagcattatacactaccgttcaaaagtttggggtcagtaagaatttttatttttttgaaaagaaattaaagaaatgaatacttttattcagcaaggatgcattaaatcaatcaaaagtggcagtaaagacatttataatgttacaaaagattagatttcagataaacactgttcttttgaactttctattcatcaaataatcctgaaaaaaaaaatattgtacacaaatatttttcacaatttgtacacattaaatgtttattatgcagcagatcagcatattagaatgatttctgaaggatcatgtgacactgaagactggagtaatgatgctgaaaattcagctttgatcacaggaataaattactttgtcaaatatattcaaatagaaaaaattattttaaattgtaataatatttcacaatattactgttgttactgtatttttaattaaataaatgtagccttggtgagcagacgaaacttcttttaaaaacattaaaaatcttagtggttccaaacttttggactgtactgtaaatctcattttgttaaaaaaaaaaaatcatgagaaaatcgAATCGTGAAACCAGTATCGTGAATTGCATTGAATCGTGAGTTGAGTGAATCGTTACATCCCTAATTCTAAAATATTACACTTGTCTTATTTCCATGAAATTTTTACTGTATCCGGTGTGGTcttgcggctgtcagagcagaaacaaaagctgctgctctccgtaTGTTTTTACGCCGTCTCCGTGcgcgttcatatgtaaattacaagagcttattttgtccattagattgaaagatttgaaaaacccatacatttacccgcccatagaccctcccctcgaagaaatcaggactgaagtggttgaaagtggataCGAGACTAGTTAAAatactgatttaaaaaataGGTGTAAACGAGTGACCTGAAGCACCAAAATGCTTATTAATACCAGGTGGGCCTAAGTTATTGGGAGATATGTAGTGACAACTGATATTTCTATGCATTTTTATGTAAGTAGTCAACCgtactgttataaagatctcattgGTTTGCATTGTAAGCTAACATCTGTTTTCACCTTACTTTTGGCCATGTAAACATCGGCAACTTGGTGTTATTATCGCCAAGTATGAGCTCCATATTCTCTTATATCATACTgtatgagccataaaagcctgatgtattaAATAACATACTCAACACGCATATGCAAATTTTAGCTTTAAGGTTCACTAAACTGTTCCATTTCAAAGAATTACATTTTTCTTAATTTCTCAGGCTTTAATAGtaataaaagtaatttgttctagGCTCTATGGATAACACGGTTCGGCTGTGGGACTCCATGAAGGCTTTCGATGAAGTGGAGACGGACGACTTCACTGCAGCAACGGGCCACATCCACCTGCCTGATAACTCTCAGGAGCTGCTGCTGGGGACGTACCACAGCAAATCCACACCAGTCACCCACCTGCACTTCACCAGGCGCAACCTGCTACTGGCCGCAGGGGCATACAACTCCCAGTGAAGTGACCACATATTTCAGAGGACAATTACTTTATGTAGCCGTGTGTTTTTCATGAATGGTGCATATTATTTAAAGATTACCGCTAACCCTAACATGTGAAATAGTTTCAAGCGAAGTGAAAGACCTTGTCAAACACTGAGCATACCTGGGAGCAGCGACCAATACCTCTTTCGTCATTCATATGCTGATCCTAGACCTTACACCGGGgttgtccaatcctgctcctggagggccactgtcctgcagagtttagctccaaacccaattaaacacacctgaacctgACTAGGTcttactaggcatactagaaacttccaggcaggtgtgttgaggctaAACTCTGCAGGTCAGTGGCCCTCCAGAACAGTGTTTGGACACCTTATGCTCTTAAGCTTACTTTTTCTCTATGCTTGTTTTCAAGGCCCTTACGCATCGAATGTCTCAAAGTGACATGGCTGGTCTTGTTTTGTCTCTTTAAACTTTTCTATTGTAATTCAGAATCTGCTCCTTGATCTTTGCAATGTGCTGTATATGAGCGCTGCTCTCAATTTCTGTACAAGCTTTTATACGAGTGCCtcattgtaaataaaacaagtttTCTACACAGCGTTTGTtgggtatgtttttttttttattctttacaTAGTTAAACTGAAGTTATGAGGTCAAAACAAGGACATCCAGATTCCCCTCCATGTATTCTGCATTCACAAAACATCCTGAAGAGAAAAGAGGCAAAGAGTTGGAATACAAATGCAACTTTTGGAAATGGAAAGTGaatatgcattaaattaaattcaggTGATACTTACTATAAATTAACTTGATGTCACAGCCTTTTGCTTCTTGGGCTTCAATTTGAAGAAGAGGATAATGGCAGCGATGCTGGCGTATGTGGCCAACACACACTGGAGTCAAAGGGAAAAGAAAAAGTCCAGTTTACataaagtaattttaatttgtGGAGAACACAAAGGCAAAGTATGGAAACTTTTTCCACCACCTAGCAAGAAATAAAAAGGTTGCGCCTTTTTAAACACAATTTTGACTTGATTTCTCACAATACTGAGTTCTTTACTCGCAATTCTTtcctttttcctcagaattgtgagatgtagcctatctcgcaattttgaggaaaaaagccagaattgtgagacaaaaatTTGCAATTAAAATTTGAACGGTATAACTCGCTGTTCTGAGGGAATAAAATACAGAATGGTGAGACAACTCAATTAAAATATCTTGccattctgaggaaaaaagccagaattgtgagacaaaaaaaaaaaaaaatatatcaatttGAACtgtataatttgcaattctgagtttgtaTCTCGAAGTTCTAAGGGAAAGAAAGCCAGAATTGGGAGACAAAAACCTCACAATTAAAATTTGAAgtctataactcacaattttgaagaaaaaaagccaGAAGTGTGAGATATCTCGCAATTAAACATTTGAACTCTATTCctcagtttcacagacaaggcttaagcctaacccccagactaaaatgtacatttgagctgttttaaatgaaagcaacttgtgctgacatattttaaattatgtcaaatgccattgttttgtctcaagatgcacaccaatgatgttttttttctaatgtacgtttataaaagctaattAAATGTCCtgattgaactaaggcctaattctggcttaatctaagccctgtctgtgaaaccagacgGCCTATAGTTTGCAATTCTGAGGAgggaaaaagtcacaattaaaatttgaaccctataactcgcaattttgaggaaaaaagccagaattgtattaattgtataatatctcacaattaaaatttaaaattaaaatgtatccCCCAGagtcacagacaaggcttaaaggattaggccacttttaaataaacttttcctgataatttactcacccccatgtcatccaagatgtccatgtctttcacTCCTCCGcgttccctattctacttacggaaaaaaacgaaATGGGCGCCgcattcgttccgtaagttgaatagggaaggcgtaggaaattcagcgtaagcgttttTAAGAATGCGAAAGTACATTCAAggcaatattttgtgtttataaagcataaacggttgcattttattcaaaaaagaccgatcatttcactagataagacctttattccttgtctggtatcgtttaaagccctttgaagctgctctgaaactgcaattttgaccttcaacctgttggtagccgttgaagtccactataaggagaaaaatcctggaatgttttcatcaaaaaccttaatttcttttcgactgaagaaagaaacacatgaacatctcggatgacatgggggtgagtaaattatcaggaaatttttatttaaaagtggactaattctTTAAGCCTAACCCCCAGACTAAAATGTACATTTGAGccgttttaactgaaagcaactcgTGCTGACATATCTTAAATTCTGTaaatgccattgttttgtctcaagatgcacaccaatgACGTTTCTTTCCTaatgtatgtttataaaagctaaatAAATGTCCtgattgaactaaggcctaattcTGGCtaaatctaagccctgtctgtgaaaggGGGGGGGGGATGGGAGTAAAACAACTCCCTGTTGGAAACAATCTTATTAAACCAATTCAGCTTACATTCCTCCTGCCAGTGATGGTGTATGAATTGAAGTACTTGGCGATGCCAGTGAACTGGTGTTGAGTTCCAGCGTCGTGTCCACCCATGATTTCTGTGCGCAATCTGGCGATCAAGAATTCATAAAGGAGCATCAATACAAAGTTACGAATCGTTCTTCATTATTACGTAAGGTCACGCAAAATGCGTAAAGGACAACACTGCATATTAGAGTAATGGCAGGCTGTTTTTGTGAAATACAGTTGTAGTTTCAACACGAGATTTTACACCTAATTTCTAATGTTTGATATTCAGGaatgtttaataatatatgtttaaatccGTTTGCTAACACGAACACCTTTAATGTAAACGCACCCTCTTTGTTTTACCAAGCAGAATATATTTGTTTTGCAAGCAACACAAAAGCCTCGCTTTCTAAAACATgctgaaataaatatatttctgttaaAATGTAAGACATGATGACTTACCAAGCAAACTGGTGCCCTTCAATGGAGACGCCGGAAAGTGAGTGATTTGAGGAAACCCCACCTTCGCGGTGATAGCTTGAATGAACTGTGCTCATTGGATGACACTCACGTCAATCGCTTTTCACACTGAAACGATAGGCTTACAGAGACGCCAATCTAATAATCCCATCCTCCTATTGGTTGATTCCTTCTCTTCACTCTGTAACAGTAAGTCCCGCCTCCCAGTGTTTGCGTCCGGGTCGTAATGATGGCACGCTTGTGAGAAACATGTGTGATTTACTTGCATGAAAGCGTTTTACATTGATTCACAGAGTTTTCCAGCGTAAGTATAATCAGTTTGTTGTTACTGCTGGGGGTTTAATTTAATGACATATGTTGCGTATTTAAATGCAAGGAATATTTCGATTAAACGTTGTGTCATAGTAACGTTATATGTGCATGTTGTGTTTCTCATGTGCAGTTTTGTAAAAACACGCAGGCATGTGTAAGGTTAATTGTTCTTGGTCAGTTAAACGAGTTGCCTGTAAGATGgtaattattttctaataagaCTCGAAATAAGTTTTATGGAACTCACTAGAGCCCTTCTCTTTAGGTAAAGGTACAGAATGGCATCTATGGAGGAAGATTTCCCCCGTGGCGGAGCAGAGAAGAAGACCACTGAGCCCAAACGTGTTAAAACACATGATGTGGGCAATCTTTTTGAAgtaagatgatgatgatgatggtggtggagactgcagtgattcagatcaatgAGCATACAGTTGATTGCACAGCTTGTCATGAGTGTAATGTACATGAATATTTTTCAGAACCGTGAAACAGCggtgaagaagaagaagaagaacgtGGAACAAGATGAAGAGGGAAAAATAAAAAGACAGAAAGTGGTTGATGAGAAGTTAAAGCTCAATACTGCCACTACTGTGGAAATTCTTCATCTTTGGGTAATTTTGTGGagaaaaaatacacacacacacattttttatatatatatatatatatatatatatatatatatatatatatatatatatatatatatatatacaatagtCAACATTGATGTGCAAataagttgtcctaagaaggttttaggacaactttgatgaaaggttttgatccacttcaaatgttgactactatatacacacatatgtgtgtgtatatttctgtatgtatatacacatacatacatacagagcTGGGAGGTTACTTATGAATTGTAATCAGTTACTGATTACAAATGTAATttcatgtaatttgtaatcagtaatataataatttttggtaatgtaatctgactacttttggattacatttagattacttttgtgctAACCGTTATTTGATGTCACACATATTGTAGGATAATCTTTTACTGTTTTGACAGATACAAAGAACAAATatattccaaaaaaatattctatTCACCAACAAGAGCCAATGTATGGACAATTAATACTTCAAAATACTAACACTAATGTACCTGTTAGTGTTTGCTTATagtaacactgaataaaacaaaatcacttcttatgattttaaaacatatttacttaaaattaagtacatttagaaaacagcaacattacaaaaacaaatattgaaaaaaCATGCATATTTATAGCAATATCACTGCTTCATCAAATATTTaatctatattttatatattattatattgtttaataaatatatttcatatatatttcatcttaatttcatatatattcaaCTATATTTTATCTATATTTCCCCCTCACCTCCAGAAAAACTCGAAGAATCACAAATGTATAtgagcagcaggtttattatgaaaaaaatataaacattaaaaaatgaaaaattaggagaatcaatgaattgtgaacaacttactgccattgtgtaaataatgtgtaatcatgtaatccataaaaaagtaactgtagtctgattactagtattttaaaaagtagtttacTGTAATCACAAGTACTagctctgtatatatatataatatgaaattgagatttatcatctgaaagctcaataaataagctttccattgatatatggtttgttaggataggacaatatttttTCGAGATACAGTTATTTGAATATCTGGATTCTGAGGGtgcatgatctttacttaatattttaatgatttttggcataaaagaaaaatcaataatattggctattgctacaaacaTATCCGTGTgtcttatgactggttttgtggtccagggtcacatataatacacacacacgcaactttatcattgtaatgtttttttgtttttttttgataattacaaaaacaagcaaacagAAAAGAGTCATGCCATTGCACTTGTGCCTGATCATCCAGGTTTCTTCCCCGTTTTCTCTGTCTAGAATCTGAATATTGGCACTCTGATACTGGGTTGCGTGAAGGAAGTGTCAGAGTTTGAGGTGGTAGTTGGTCTCCCAAGCGGTCTCATTGGTTACCTGCCAATCTACAACATCTGTGACTCGTACACCAACATTCTTAATAACAGACTGGACTCTGAAGACAGTTTAGAGGTAACACAACTGCACACGGACagaaactgtaaaaatgttaaaaagctaaatatgtaacagtataatgcattttgtttgtgtttgtctaCTCTTCATAGGCAGTTGTCCCTCTCTCAGAACTACTTACTCCTGGAATGCTGGTCAGATGTGTTGTGTCGTCTTTAGACTCTGCTAAGGAGGGTCATGTTAGTCTTAAAGTGTCAATCAACCCAAAAGAGGTTAACAAGGTGTTGAGTTCAGGCACTTTGAAACCTGGAATGGTGAGTTTTGCAATCTTTCATTAACATTATAAGTCGTGGTCGACGatattgatttttattattattattattattatttttttattggctGATGTCAATATCTTAGAGGGCAGGGTGGGCAATATAAAGCTGATATAACTAtttataatttgtatttattgtacttaatatttaataaattagaaataaatcatttaaaaaaaaataatctgtaaaataaacagACTTAGAAATTTTAAATGGCAACTTCTTGCTTGTTGAAATCcagtactccagtcttcagtgtcacatgattcttcagaaatcattctaatatgatgatttgctgctcaacaaacatttcttattatcagtattatcagttgtgctgcttaatgtttttgtggaaacagagacattttttaacttttttttttctttaataaatagaaagtttaaaagaacagcatttatttgaaatagaacatttttgtaacataaacataaactttaaaacaaatggtagtgtatatgacCCAGTTCTTGCTGAATCTTTTATGAGTAATTGTCACTCATGAATTAAGAGCAAACCCTCTTAATGTTTCAGACTCTGAGTGGTTGTGTGGAGAGTGTGGAAGATCACGGCTACCTGGTTGACATTGGAGTCAGTGGCACTAAAGCTTTCCTGCCCAAAAAGAGCACAGCTTCAAAACAAGGTAGAGAATCATGTGCAAATACAGCAACATTACATCTGATTCATGTACATAAACTGTTTATTATAGTTCAATGGCAAGATGAATCACCCACATCATAATGGTTTAGAGGATTACCGGTAATtcacttaaaaaataataattataattaataattgccataatttactcatcttAATGTCATTCCAAAATTGTATGACATATACTAGTTCTAgaatattaaaactaaaacacgaaaatattatttacattttacctttttatattatacattacatcatgaaatgtattgtttagtatttattattattatttgtggtTGTTCTTCTTTTTGCCCCTGTGGTGTCTTTTTTTGTCCCTCTCTATTTCTTGTAAATAATAGttatacaagtttggaatgacaacAATAATCATTTTTGGAAGAACTGTCCTTTTAAGGCTATGTCTGGGTCGGGATAAAAGCAGCATTATGATTGTAAGTTTCCTGTTTATCTCAGATCTGAATGTGGGTCAGTACATGTCGATCCTGATAGAGGAAGTCAAGAACGATGGACGTGTGGTCCGTCTGACCCAGAATCCCCAGGCTCTCGCAAAAGCCTTTATAACGATTCAGCATGGATGGACTCTAGACACTCTCCTGCCCGGACTCCTAATCCGCGCACGCGTAAAGAAGGTAAGCAGGGACCCTGCAGAAAAAGTAAAAATCCTTACAAAGTGTTAAATTCAGCccataaatatttcatattttaaatggtaTAAGAAAAGTGCTAATTATAATTTCAAGTGGTCAGAAGGCCTTAATTTTGATCTTTAGAACCCTGCAGATACCCTGGTAAGTCAGCTGGATGTAATGCTTTAAGCATGAAGTGTAATACAAGTACAACAGTT
This genomic interval carries:
- the atp5md gene encoding ATP synthase membrane subunit DAPIT, mitochondrial is translated as MGGHDAGTQHQFTGIAKYFNSYTITGRRNCVLATYASIAAIILFFKLKPKKQKAVTSS